CTGGCACTTTCCAACACGCCATTCTCCCCCGTGCTGACTAAGCGGACAATATTGCCCGGAATAATATAATCGGCCGGTAATGCGCCGTCTGTGACCGACTGACAGTTATAGAGATCTGTTGTCCCATCTATCGCCAGTTGACCGGTTACGGTCGCATGTTCTTGACAATACACGGTTTGGTTGTAGTCCAACTCAGGGTCAAGCAACCGATAACGGTTACCCCAGCCATCCGTCAACGCCTCTTTTGATATATAAGGGCCATTCCAGCCAATCTGCCGCGTGCGGTCCCAAAACAACACGCTATGTGCCGCTGCATCATAAGGAAACACGTTTAACATCAAAAGCGCATGACTGGCTTTGTCTGCCCCACCTGAGTTAGCCTGGGATTGACACCAGGTGTGCCAGTCATCTCTATCGGTATCAGATGGAAAAAGATAGCTACCGCTAAATTGGTTGCCGTAAGCATTTTCAAAATCAAATGGATTATATTCACCGTCGCGGTAAACACGACAAGGCAATTCGCGGTTATCACGGCGGAATTGCAGCAAGGCTTTTTGCAGCTCGACCATTTCCAGTCGCGTCACGTTGAATCGAGCCTGATCTTCATTGCCCTCAAAGGCATTCAGCGCCGCAACACTAATCACCGCCAGCAACGTAATCACCAACAAAATTTCGATTAGGGTAAAACCCTGCTGTGACTGTCTGCCAGCCGAAAAACTGAGGAGTCGGTTAAACAATAAACGCCGCATTTACTTGTTCCCGATTGTGGTCATTTTGTCAGTGCGCTAAGCACACCCCCTGACGCTGCATAACATCCTGTTGATACAAAACGTTCTGCAAATATGCAAGATATTGGCGCAACGTTCTGGTTGATAAAGAAAGGGCGGACCAGGCCCGCCCTTTCATATTTCTCAACTTAAGCGATGAGATTAATCATCATCACCTGCTGAAGATTGGTTGGCTTCAGAAACCAACTGGTCGATGTTTTTACCATCGGTAGAAACAATCGTGATCAAACGCAGTTGATCATTCCATTCCCATTCATTATCTACGTCGTCATATTGACCGGCGTGGAACAGACCGATATAACGCGAATAGTGAATTTCTGGGTTAATCGCGGTATCACCGTCACCAGTTGTCGCGATGTAAGATGGTGATTGGGCAATCGCCACATTACTAAAGGCGGTAGAGGCCGCAGCATCACCACCAAAGCCCAGCGCGATCAGCGCATGACATTCGTCACCTTCCAGCGCATCACCATAAGCATTTTGCAGTTCGTTATTAGAGATTGAAACAGTTGGGTCAAAAGCAGCAGCTGGATAACCACCGGCTGCACCGAAAGTAGTACATTGCGGGCTAGGAACTACCGCAAGGCTGACCGGAAAATCACCATCTTCGATTTCTACTTCTGCTGAAAGGCCCGCACTTTCGTTATGCATACGGTTTGGTGCGCCGGTTGGAGAATCATCAACTTCGGCAGCAGCTAAGACTTCTTGCAGCTCTTCAATACCTGACTCTTCAAACATTTCAACCAAAACAGCATCAAGACCAGCTGAACCAGCGACATCCCATTCGCCGAGGAAACCTTTCATGCCAGAAGCAGCAAAGGTCAGTTCATCGCCAGCCGCATCCATCAGGGTATCCCATTGATTTGGATAGACATTTTCTACCGCACGGTAGGTCCGAATTGCACGGTCAAGTGTCCCGATTGTATTCGCAGCTTGGGCTGCTTCCGCAGATTCACCAACATTTTCGTAGGCAACCAGCGCACCTGTTGCCAAAATAGCGATCAGGGTGATAACAACTAATAGCTCAAGTAAAGTAAAACCTTTTTCTTTACCTTGCAGTTTTTGCGCTTTGGCACGCAGTTTTGCATCTTTGATGACTGACAAATCCGCTTTACGGAATTTGGCAATCGCCGATTTCATTTGATTGATATTCATCGAATAATCTCTCTCTTTGATGCCGCAGCTACCCCGAGCAGCCTGTTGGCTAAATGGTTAAATAAAGATTCAAACTGATGTGACCCCTTCACACTCATGGTCATCAAAGTAATGTGGTGAGCCGAGTTACAATGTTTGTTTTGCTGATTCACGCCAAACCCCTCAGGCAGACTGCGGTGCATCAATGACAAACCGGTACTGCTTACCACAATGTAGAATCACTTCTTTTTGATGACGCTTGAGGATCCGTACCTCAACCCGAATATCGCCATAACCATCATGGGCAAGCACCTCATCAACCAAATCCATCAGCTTAGCTTTTACCGGCTGTGAGGAATTTTGACTGGTTAATGACATTATCTTTACCACGCTGATCAATTTTCGGTGACTTGGAGTGTAGAAGAGTAAGGAAGTTTTTCCCTATAGGAAATATTCCTGAATTTGGTATTTTTTCACATTTTTACAAAGCCATTACTTTTATTTATTATTTATCAGACACTTAAAATAGTTTTAACCAATCGTATAATTTTTATTTAGGCCGACATTATGTCTAAACGGGAAGTATTTCCTGCAAATAAACGTGAATTCCCGGAATTAATTAAGGATTAAATCGATCAAAACATCGAGACAATAGCCAAAAAATTCCTGTAATTCTCCCTACAGAACTACAGGTGAATTTTCTTCACGCTTTTCTTTGACTATTGATCAGATTTATTCGGGGTATCAGGCTGATAGGGATCCTGCACGATAATTAACACGGGCAATAATCGATCTTCGCCACGCGCCACGCGCTGCAACACAAATCGATGGAATTTTTCCCGATACTCAGGATATTGCTTTATCGCTTTACGCATCATCTGCTGCGCTTCAACCGGCTGATCATTAACCGCCAGAAGATAGGCATGCATATAGGTTTCGAGTCGTCCTGGCCAGTTTTCGACAACCAGCTGGCTCAAGCTCAGCTTATCAGCATAAAAAGGCTGACTATTCGGCAAGACTCGGACGAAAAAATTATCGGCGTAATGAGTAAAGAGGGTTTGTCTACGCAAGTCGTTAAACTGCACCAGGTTTGATTCAACCTGCTCAGGTGATAAGCCTTCTTGTCTCAATTTGGTAATCGATTGTTCAAGCTGCTTATAGTCATGAACAATGCTGCCCAGTGTCCAACATCCGAACACGAATACCATGATAAAACACACTGGCGCCAGCCGGAATCTGGTTGATAAGGCATTCTCGGAGGATAAGCCAATCAGCAAGCTCGCAAAGGCAAGAAAGTGGCTATACCACAACGGAAACTCTAATAAGCTATGCGCGCCAATAATGCCAAGTAAGGCTAATAGCCACCATTTTTCAACGGTTAATTTGCTGGTAAATTGGCCAGCGAACCAATACACCACCCCCGCCAGAAATATCAGGCCACCGATGAGGCCGGTTTCTGCAAAAAGCTGGGCAATAATATTATGCACATGCCCCCACATGCCTTTCAGGCTCGGGTATTGTTCGGTCAAATTATAGTTAAACCACGGGAATTCTGCCCAGCCAATCCCCAGCCATGGGCTGGATTGAAACGCCCGCCAGCCTTGCTCTAACAAAATAAGCCGTGTTGATTCCCCGCCTAGCGTATTCATCATGCGTTTGGCAGGCACAGTGGCGGGATCTAAAAAGGTTAAATATGGCACTAAAACCTGCGCCACAATAAAAGCGGGAATAAGCCATAAAAGCTGAGCAGGTCGTATAGGCAAAGGGTGTGATTTAGCAATCGGTTTTAGGAGAAGCCAGCCCCCCACTGAAATCAATAGGACATACAAGATCGCCATCCGCTGACCTGCCTGAGCAAGGCCAATTAAAAATAAAGCGATTAAAATAAGCAGCAAAGTTTGCTTAAGACGATGGGTAAAATACAGATACAACACGGAGGCCATCGCTAAGGCGATATAGTTTGAAAAATGATTGACTTGGCCGATATTGCCAGCGCGTCCATCCAATATCCAAGGCGCCAGCATGTGTGTCTGCGGAATAAATTTACTGATAATGAGCAAAACCATTATTAATGTTGCGCCGACAGTAAAAGCCCAAGCCAAGGTGGGCACCACTTTTTGTACGGTCAATACATGCCGAAGATTGGCGCCCAGTACGATCATCAGGGCAGCAAACCCCATATAGAGCATGGCAATAAATTGATTTTGCCAATAGTCGGGTTTCAATACGACAATTTGCAGACCTAACACCACGATGAGTAATAAAGGTACAAAGGTCATGACCGGTATTTGAAATGTTGGGCGGTTTCGACCCACCAGAAATAATGTTGCAAACACACCAAACACAGCGGTAAGCCATTCTTTATAGAAGCTGGCGATGGGCGGTACGTGATACGTCACTAAAAAAGGGACGGCGATCATGAGTGAAAGACAGATCAAACTGGCAATACTGAGCAGCGTATGTTGATTAGCTGACTGTTCGGTCGCTGAGGCGTGCATGCTCTCTCCTGGCATAATTATTATTTAAGCCTATGCATCATAGTGAGCATACACCAGTAAAACAGTAGGAAAAAATCCTAAAATAGCATTGCCGGCTTATTTTAAATGACCATTACTACTGAAATTTAGACTTATTAAACAATAAGATAGCGTTCTTTAGCGCCATTTTTGAATACACACCAGCCGAAACAGGAATTATTCCTATATCGGCATTAAACCAAACTGACTATTATCTTACTTAACTTTAAAACCTGTCTGTTTTCACTGATTTAAAGTTATCCTTGTGGCCGTGACGGCTCATATGTTGCTGCGAATGTTTACTCATTCGCAGTTTTTTTTTGCAAAAAAAACCCGCACTAGGCGGGCTTAATCATCAGCCATGTGATCGTCAATCAGAACATACCCAATTGCAACCGCGCTGATTCGCTCATTAACTCTTTGCTCCATGGCGGATCCCATACCAGTTCGACATGGACTTTATTAACGCCATCCACCGTTTCGACTTTGCTCTCAATGTCGCCCGGAAACGATTGTGCCACTGGGCAGCCCGGCGCCGTGAGGGTCATTCGGATAACCACGTTGCCTGAGTCGCTGACGTCAATGTTATAGATTAATCCAAGCTCGTAAATATTAACCGGTATTTCAGGGTCATAGATGGTTTTCAGCATCTCGATGACATTCTCCCGAACTTCATCGGTGGTAAAGGGTTTGACAGCATTATCATTCATAGGCTTATTGTTTATTCAGTGGTAATTGAAATATCGTGGTCACTATCCATCGCCGCATGTGCGGTATGCCATGACAACGTCGCACATTTAACACGGGCTGGAAAATCTTTGACACCGCTCAGCACTTCAAGTTTACCAAGCAGATCCCGATCAGATGACTCCCCTGTCATGACTTTATGTACTTGCTGATAAATGGCATCGGCTTCGGTCACCGTTTTGCCCTTGAGCGCTTCGGTCATGAGTGACGCCGAGGCTTTTGAAATCGCGCAGCCACTGCCGGTGAAACTGACATCGATTATTTTTTCGTCTTCCAGTTTTAAATAAACAACCAGTTTGTCACCACAAAGCGGATTATTACCATGGGCCAAATGATTCGCGTCATCAATTTCTCGAAAATTTCGCGGGTTTTTATTGTGGTCCATGATGACTTGTTGATAGAGATCACGTAAATCACTCATCAGGAAAATAACTCCTGTGTCTTTAAAATCGCACGAATCAATGCTTCTACTTCCGCCTCATTATTATAAAAGGCAAAGGAAGCACGTGCTGTGGCTGGGATATCATAAAACGCCATGACCGGCTGGGCACAATGATGCCCGGTACGAATGGCAACGCCATCCTGATCAAAGATAGTCCCGACATCATGCGGATGGACACCCTCAATCATAAATGAGAGCACAGCAGCTTTATTTGCTGATGTGCCAATAATCTCGACGCCTGGCAATGCCCTTATTTTGTCTGTCGCAAGTTGCAATAAGTGATGCTCTTGGGCAGCAATGTTATCAAGACCGATTGACCACATATACTCAATGGCTGCACCGAGACCGATCGCCCCGGCAATATGCGGCGTGCCAGCTTCAAATTTATAGGGCAATTCATTGTAAATTGTTTGCTCAAAGCTGACCGACAAGATCATATCGCCACCGCCTTGATAAGGTGGCATGGCCGCTAATAACGTCTCGCGACCATAGAGTGCGCCAATCCCGGTTGGCGCAAACATTTTATGACCAGATAAGACATAAAAATCACAGTCAATATCAGTCACATCAACGGCCATGTGTGGCACAGCCTGAGCACCATCAATTAAAACTGGAATAGCTTTGGCGCGGGCTTTGGCGGTGATTGCTTTCACTGGGTTTATCGTTCCCAGCGCATTGGACACATGACCAATTGCCAACATTTTAGTGCGACTGGTCAGCAGATTATCCAGATCGGATAAATCCAGCTCGCCAGACTGCGTCATGGGAATCACATTCAGCTTTGCACCGGTTTGTTCACACAGCATCTGCCAAGGAACAATATTCGCGTGATGCTCTAAATAGCTAATCAGGATTTCATCACCAGCTTGTAATTTTGGCCGCAAAAAGCTTTGCGCAACCAGGTTAACCGCTTCGGTGGCCCCGCGCGTAAAGATGATTTCCTTATCACTCGCTGCATTGAGAAATTGTCGAACTTTGTCACGGGCGCCTTCATAGGCATCGGTGGCACGTTGACTCAGTTGATGTACACCACGATGAATATTAGCGTTATCCTGCTGATAAAAATCGCTGACCGCGTCGATAACCTGCTTCGGTTTTTGGCTGGTCGCGGCATTATCCAGATAGACCAACGGCTGACCATTGATCTGTTGATGCAGGATCGGGAAATCGTCGCGAATCGCGTTGATATTCAATACAGACATAAGCGTTAGTTTCTTGGTAAACGTTGTTCGACGACGCGAATAATCGCATCACGAATATCGGTGTTATCAATTTGCTCAATCACGTCAGCAGCAAATGCGAAAGTCAGCAAACTTCGGGCACTGGTTTCACTTAACCCACGAGCGCGTAAGAAAAACAATTGGTCTTCATTTATTTGACCAATCGCACTGCCATGACCACATTTGACATCATCGGCGTAAATTTCCATTTCGGGCTTACTGTCAATTTCAGCACCACGAGATAACAGCAGGTTTTTATTAGCCTGATTAGCGTCTGTTTTTTGCGCATCTCGATGCACATGCACTTTACCGTTGAAAACGGCATGGCTCTTATCATCCATCACCCCTTTGTATAGCTCATCACTGGTGGTGTTGGGGATGGTATGATCAATACGGGTGTGATTATCAACATGCTGACGACCATCAACCAGATATAAACCGTTCATGGTGACATGAGCCTGCTCACCTAAGAGTTGACTGTGCACATCGTTACGGGCCAGTTGACCGCCCAGCGAAATATTATGATTGTGCCACTCACTGGATTGTGCCTGTTTTGCGGCCATTGTTGCGATATGAAACTGTTGCTTTGACTCGCGCTGCAGTTTGTAATGGAACAATTTCGCCCGGTCTGCCAAGTCAATTTCGGTAATGCTATTGGTCAGACCTGTTGTGTCATCCGGGCTGGCATACAACTCAATTAAGGTTGCCTCACTTTCCGCCTCCATCACCACAACATGCCGTAAATGAACGGCAAGATCAGCCGTATTGCCCGAATTGACAACTAATAATTCAATCGGTTTTTTCAGCTTAACGCCTGCTGCAACATGAATATAAGCGCCTTCGCTCATCAGCATGGTATTAAGGGCATTAAAGCCGCTTTTTTCCAAGGATATCTGTTGGTTCAGATACGGCATGGCTGCATCTAATGATTGAGACAAAGGCTGAACCGTCACACCATCTGGTAAGCCACTCAAGCTAGAAGCAGTAAAGTCAATATGACCATCAACAATGACCAACTGATACGCATCACTGAGTAACTGCCAGTCTGCCGCATTGACATGCCCCGGCTGACTGACATCATGGGTAAACTGTTGCTGACTAAATGACCATAAACTGGTGTATTTCCAGTCCTCATCGCGCTTTCCAGGCAGACCATTTCGTTCGAAATACTGTTGTCCTGATGCCCGCAAACCTCGCCAGTCCGGGTTTGGCAGACCATTTTCCCGACGCATTTCAGCGACGGGAATAAAGTCCGTTTGAAATTCCGTTAACTGTTTCATGCTGGCTCACTCGCAGGTTGTTCTTTAATCCAGCTATAGCCTGATTTTTCGAGCTCTTTCGCCAGATCTTTGTCACCAGATTTAACAATACGCCCCTCTGACAACACATGTACAACGTCAGGAACAATATAATCCAGCAGACGCTGATAGTGCGTAATCATGACTATCGATCGATCTTCAGCGCGTAAGGCGTTGACGCCTTCTGAAACGATGCGCAGTGCGTCAATATCCAAACCAGAGTCTGTTTCATCCAGAATCGCCAGTGTTGGCTCTAAAACTGCCATTTGCAGGATTTCATTGCGTTTTTTCTCACCACCGGAAAAACCCTCATTAACGCTACGGTGGAGGAATTGCTCATCCATTTTCACCAGTTCCATTTTTTTGCGAACCAATGTCAAAAAGTCCATCGCATCCACTTCTTCGAGCCCTTGATATTTGCGCACCGCATTTAATGCCGCTTTCAGCAAATAAATATTACTCACACCAGGAATTTCAACTGGATACTGAAACGCCAGGAATACTCCACGTTGGGCGCGCTCTTCTGGCTCTAAATCCAATAGGCTTTCCCCTTTGTAGAAGATTTCGCCTTGCGTTATTTCATAACCTTCACGACCAGCAAGCACATTCGATAACGTACTTTTACCGGCGCCATTCGGCCCCATAATGGCATGCACTTCACCGGCATTAACGGTCATATCAATCCCGCGCAAAATTTCTTTGCCATCAATTGAGGCATGCAGGTTTTTGATTTCCAAAATTTTCATATTTATAACTCTGACTTTTTATTTATATTCGTAGTGTGATTTAACCGACTGAACCTTCAAGGGACAGACCCAAGAGATTTTGCGCTTCTACAGCAAACTCCATCGGCAACTCGCGGATAACCTGCTTGCAGAAACCATTCACAATCATTGACACGGCGTCTTCTTCATCCAGACCACGCTGTTTGCAATAAAACAATTGGTCTTCACTAATCTTTGAGGTTGACGCCTCATGTTCAATTTGTGCAGAGGGATTTTTCACTTCGATATACGGAAAAGTATGCGCTGCACACTGGTCGCCCATTAGCAATGAATCACACTCCGTATAATTTCGTGCATTTTCTGCATTGGGTCCCACCCGAACCAAGCCACGATAGGCATTAGAAGACCGCCCAGCCGAGATACCCTTTGAGATAATCGTTGAGCTGGTATTTTTGCCCAAATGGATCATTTTGGTACCGGTATCAGCTTGTTGCAGATTGTTGGTGACCGCTACCGAGTAAAACTCACCTACAGAATGATCTCCTTGTAAGACCACGCTAGGATATTTCCAGGTAATTGCGGAACCAGTTTCAACTTGTGTCCATGAGACTTTTGAACGCTCACCACGGCAGGCAGCGCGTTTTGTTACAAAATTATAGATGCCACCTTTGCCATTTTCATCACCGGGATACCAGTTTTGAACGGTTGAGTACTTGATTTCTGCATGATCCATGGCGACCAACTCAACCACTGCCGCATGTAATTGGTTTTCGTCCCGCATGGGCGCGGTACAACCTTCAAGGTAGCTAACATAGCTTTCATCATCAGCAATGATGAGCGTCCGTTCAAATTGCCCCGTATTCGCCGCATTGATTCGGAAATAAGTCGACAACTCCATTGGGCATCGCACCCCTTTTGGGATATAGACGAAAGAGCCATCCGTAAATACCGCCGAATTCAACGCCGCATAAAAGTTATCTTTGTATGGGACGACACTGCCCAAATACTTTTTAACTAATTCCGGGTGCTCATGCACAGCTTCCGAGATTGGCATGAATAAGATGCCTTGTTTCGCCAAAGTATCTTTAAACGTATTTGATACTGAAACGCTATCAAACACCGCGTCTACAGCAACCCCCGCCAAACGTGCACGTTCGTCTAGCGGAACACCCAATTTTTCATAGGTTTTTAATAACTCTGGATCCACTTCATCCAGGCTTTTTGGGCCGTCGGTCTTTTTCTTTGGTGCACTGTAGTAACTGACCGCCTGATAATCGACTTCAGGGTAGTGCACATGCGCCCATTCTGGCGTTTCCATGGTCAACCAGTAGCGATACGCTTTTAAGCGAAATTCCAGCATGAATTCTGGTTCATTTTTAATTGCAGAAATTTGCCGAATTGTGTCTTCAGTCAGGCCTGGCGGCAGACTATCTGCTTCGATATCGGTGTAAAAACCGGCCTTGTACTCACGACTGGTGAGTGCTTCTAATTGTTCGGTTTGTGTCTGTTCAGTCATGATGACCACCATTTTGTAAAGTATGCTTTTCTGCTTTTACCTGTGAGGGATAAAACGTAATCTTTTGGGCTTCAGGGCTATTTGGCAACGCCATATTCGCCAGTTTGACTTCATCAAGGGCGTGAAATACTGCGTTATTGATCTGGGTCCAATTCGTTTGGATAGCGCAATGTCTTTCCTGCTCACACTGACCGTGATCGCTGACACATTCGGTCAAAGCAATCGGGCCTTCAATAGCCGTTATTATATCTGCCACCGAAATCCTGCGTGGATCCCGGTTCAAGCTGTAGCCGCCCTGCGCTCCCCGCTCAGACTTCAGTAAACCGCCACAAGTCAAAGCCTTTAACACTTTTTTCACTGTTGGCAGAGGCATCTGAACGGCGTCAGACAGCGTATGTGCACTGTGCTGTGAATCCCTATTCGCAGCCAAATGACTCATCAGCACGATGCCGTAATCCGTCAATTTCCCCATTCGCAGCATAATTCTGCCCTCCAATTGGTACCATTATAGTACCAATTAACGTAATAACCAAGTGGCATCGTCAGATAGGAGTCGTCGGTTCAAGCCTGAAACACTTATGAAAGTATGAGACAATCTCCTTAGTGAACTTCAACGACAAATAAGTTACTAAACGGGGCATATGCCCCTTTTCTTTTTTTTGATGAGAGTGAACACACTATGAAATTGAACGTTTTGATCGCCTCGCTAACCTTTTTATTCGGAGCAAATGTTATGGCTCAAGCTAATCTCGACTCAGATAAACAAAAAATCAGCTACATTTTTGGCATTCAGGTCGGACAAAATATGATGGCTGAAGGAGTCAATTTGGACATTGATGCGTTCGCCGCCGGTGTGCAGGACATGCTGAATGGTCAACAGCCGCAACTCGATCAAGCCAGTGCCGAACAAGTGATTAGCGCCTATCAGCAAAAAAAATCTCAAGAAATGGCTGATTTGATGAATAAAAAACAAGCTGAATCAAAAGCGTTTATGGACGAAAATGCTAAAAATCCAAACGTTAAAACGACAGACAG
The genomic region above belongs to Methylophaga frappieri and contains:
- a CDS encoding type II secretion system protein, coding for MNINQMKSAIAKFRKADLSVIKDAKLRAKAQKLQGKEKGFTLLELLVVITLIAILATGALVAYENVGESAEAAQAANTIGTLDRAIRTYRAVENVYPNQWDTLMDAAGDELTFAASGMKGFLGEWDVAGSAGLDAVLVEMFEESGIEELQEVLAAAEVDDSPTGAPNRMHNESAGLSAEVEIEDGDFPVSLAVVPSPQCTTFGAAGGYPAAAFDPTVSISNNELQNAYGDALEGDECHALIALGFGGDAAASTAFSNVAIAQSPSYIATTGDGDTAINPEIHYSRYIGLFHAGQYDDVDNEWEWNDQLRLITIVSTDGKNIDQLVSEANQSSAGDDD
- a CDS encoding SUF system Fe-S cluster assembly protein, encoding MNDNAVKPFTTDEVRENVIEMLKTIYDPEIPVNIYELGLIYNIDVSDSGNVVIRMTLTAPGCPVAQSFPGDIESKVETVDGVNKVHVELVWDPPWSKELMSESARLQLGMF
- the sufB gene encoding Fe-S cluster assembly protein SufB, whose amino-acid sequence is MTEQTQTEQLEALTSREYKAGFYTDIEADSLPPGLTEDTIRQISAIKNEPEFMLEFRLKAYRYWLTMETPEWAHVHYPEVDYQAVSYYSAPKKKTDGPKSLDEVDPELLKTYEKLGVPLDERARLAGVAVDAVFDSVSVSNTFKDTLAKQGILFMPISEAVHEHPELVKKYLGSVVPYKDNFYAALNSAVFTDGSFVYIPKGVRCPMELSTYFRINAANTGQFERTLIIADDESYVSYLEGCTAPMRDENQLHAAVVELVAMDHAEIKYSTVQNWYPGDENGKGGIYNFVTKRAACRGERSKVSWTQVETGSAITWKYPSVVLQGDHSVGEFYSVAVTNNLQQADTGTKMIHLGKNTSSTIISKGISAGRSSNAYRGLVRVGPNAENARNYTECDSLLMGDQCAAHTFPYIEVKNPSAQIEHEASTSKISEDQLFYCKQRGLDEEDAVSMIVNGFCKQVIRELPMEFAVEAQNLLGLSLEGSVG
- the sufD gene encoding Fe-S cluster assembly protein SufD; this translates as MKQLTEFQTDFIPVAEMRRENGLPNPDWRGLRASGQQYFERNGLPGKRDEDWKYTSLWSFSQQQFTHDVSQPGHVNAADWQLLSDAYQLVIVDGHIDFTASSLSGLPDGVTVQPLSQSLDAAMPYLNQQISLEKSGFNALNTMLMSEGAYIHVAAGVKLKKPIELLVVNSGNTADLAVHLRHVVVMEAESEATLIELYASPDDTTGLTNSITEIDLADRAKLFHYKLQRESKQQFHIATMAAKQAQSSEWHNHNISLGGQLARNDVHSQLLGEQAHVTMNGLYLVDGRQHVDNHTRIDHTIPNTTSDELYKGVMDDKSHAVFNGKVHVHRDAQKTDANQANKNLLLSRGAEIDSKPEMEIYADDVKCGHGSAIGQINEDQLFFLRARGLSETSARSLLTFAFAADVIEQIDNTDIRDAIIRVVEQRLPRN
- the sufU gene encoding Fe-S cluster assembly sulfur transfer protein SufU, giving the protein MSDLRDLYQQVIMDHNKNPRNFREIDDANHLAHGNNPLCGDKLVVYLKLEDEKIIDVSFTGSGCAISKASASLMTEALKGKTVTEADAIYQQVHKVMTGESSDRDLLGKLEVLSGVKDFPARVKCATLSWHTAHAAMDSDHDISITTE
- a CDS encoding cysteine desulfurase; the protein is MSVLNINAIRDDFPILHQQINGQPLVYLDNAATSQKPKQVIDAVSDFYQQDNANIHRGVHQLSQRATDAYEGARDKVRQFLNAASDKEIIFTRGATEAVNLVAQSFLRPKLQAGDEILISYLEHHANIVPWQMLCEQTGAKLNVIPMTQSGELDLSDLDNLLTSRTKMLAIGHVSNALGTINPVKAITAKARAKAIPVLIDGAQAVPHMAVDVTDIDCDFYVLSGHKMFAPTGIGALYGRETLLAAMPPYQGGGDMILSVSFEQTIYNELPYKFEAGTPHIAGAIGLGAAIEYMWSIGLDNIAAQEHHLLQLATDKIRALPGVEIIGTSANKAAVLSFMIEGVHPHDVGTIFDQDGVAIRTGHHCAQPVMAFYDIPATARASFAFYNNEAEVEALIRAILKTQELFS
- a CDS encoding SUF system Fe-S cluster assembly regulator, producing MLRMGKLTDYGIVLMSHLAANRDSQHSAHTLSDAVQMPLPTVKKVLKALTCGGLLKSERGAQGGYSLNRDPRRISVADIITAIEGPIALTECVSDHGQCEQERHCAIQTNWTQINNAVFHALDEVKLANMALPNSPEAQKITFYPSQVKAEKHTLQNGGHHD
- the sufC gene encoding Fe-S cluster assembly ATPase SufC is translated as MLEIKNLHASIDGKEILRGIDMTVNAGEVHAIMGPNGAGKSTLSNVLAGREGYEITQGEIFYKGESLLDLEPEERAQRGVFLAFQYPVEIPGVSNIYLLKAALNAVRKYQGLEEVDAMDFLTLVRKKMELVKMDEQFLHRSVNEGFSGGEKKRNEILQMAVLEPTLAILDETDSGLDIDALRIVSEGVNALRAEDRSIVMITHYQRLLDYIVPDVVHVLSEGRIVKSGDKDLAKELEKSGYSWIKEQPASEPA
- a CDS encoding type II secretion system protein codes for the protein MRRLLFNRLLSFSAGRQSQQGFTLIEILLVITLLAVISVAALNAFEGNEDQARFNVTRLEMVELQKALLQFRRDNRELPCRVYRDGEYNPFDFENAYGNQFSGSYLFPSDTDRDDWHTWCQSQANSGGADKASHALLMLNVFPYDAAAHSVLFWDRTRQIGWNGPYISKEALTDGWGNRYRLLDPELDYNQTVYCQEHATVTGQLAIDGTTDLYNCQSVTDGALPADYIIPGNIVRLVSTGENGVLESASDEYDLATDDMCVPPAGSDDLILCLLR
- a CDS encoding PglL family O-oligosaccharyltransferase, producing the protein MHASATEQSANQHTLLSIASLICLSLMIAVPFLVTYHVPPIASFYKEWLTAVFGVFATLFLVGRNRPTFQIPVMTFVPLLLIVVLGLQIVVLKPDYWQNQFIAMLYMGFAALMIVLGANLRHVLTVQKVVPTLAWAFTVGATLIMVLLIISKFIPQTHMLAPWILDGRAGNIGQVNHFSNYIALAMASVLYLYFTHRLKQTLLLILIALFLIGLAQAGQRMAILYVLLISVGGWLLLKPIAKSHPLPIRPAQLLWLIPAFIVAQVLVPYLTFLDPATVPAKRMMNTLGGESTRLILLEQGWRAFQSSPWLGIGWAEFPWFNYNLTEQYPSLKGMWGHVHNIIAQLFAETGLIGGLIFLAGVVYWFAGQFTSKLTVEKWWLLALLGIIGAHSLLEFPLWYSHFLAFASLLIGLSSENALSTRFRLAPVCFIMVFVFGCWTLGSIVHDYKQLEQSITKLRQEGLSPEQVESNLVQFNDLRRQTLFTHYADNFFVRVLPNSQPFYADKLSLSQLVVENWPGRLETYMHAYLLAVNDQPVEAQQMMRKAIKQYPEYREKFHRFVLQRVARGEDRLLPVLIIVQDPYQPDTPNKSDQ